The following proteins are encoded in a genomic region of Sesamum indicum cultivar Zhongzhi No. 13 linkage group LG8, S_indicum_v1.0, whole genome shotgun sequence:
- the LOC105167314 gene encoding two-pore potassium channel 3-like yields the protein MEKEPLLPYSSPRRPEPPPPPLLCPLPEDDEITIPPLLLTPPAKELKDRLIFGSPSASASSSSSQLNDSNSSNLLEALALTLNSPRPSVQNLDNERFNLDQQKPNLDPENQQSWLIDPNYPASKTNLHRSRTAPAMAAINEIDHFSEAKPPQFGKPSIVRQGVILLIIYLSLGVVIYSFNRDNFRATETHPVVDALYFCIVTMCTIGYGDITPNSTATKLFSITFVLVGFGFVDILLTGMVSYMLDLQENYLLRTMKGRGAHDPGSYIIDVKKGRMRIRMKVALALGVVVLCIGIGVAVMHFVERLDWLDSFYLSVMSVTTVGYGDRAFNSLAGRIFASIWLLVSTLAVARAFLYLAEARVDRRHRRMAKWVLGQDMTVAQFLAADIDNNGFVTKSEYVIYKLKEMGKVSEKDILQICKQFERLDTGNCGKITLADLMESHH from the exons ATGGAGAAAGAGCCACTTCTTCCTTATAGTAGTCCAAGAAGACCCGAACCTCCACCGCCACCATTACTCTGCCCACTACCGGAAGACGATGAAATTACCATCCCGCCCTTGCTCCTCACCCCACCTGCCAAAGAACTCAAGGACAGGCTTATTTTTGGTTCCCCTTCAGCTTCAGCTTCATCTTCGTCATCCCAACTGAATGATTCTAACTCTTCGAACCTTCTTGAGGCCTTAGCCTTAACCCTCAACTCACCAAGGCCTTCAGTACAAAATCTTGATAATGAAAGATTCAATCTTGATCAGCAGAAACCAAATCTTGACCCAGAAAATCAACAATCTTGGTTGATTGATCCCAATTATCCAGCCTCCAAGACCAATCTCCACAGGTCCAGGACCGCGCCTGCTATGGCTGCTATCAATGAAATTGACCATTTTTCAGAAGCCAAGCCACCACAGTTTGGTAAACCATCAATTGTGAGGCAGGGTGTTATTCTCTTGATCATATATTTGAGTCTTGGTGTGGTTATTTACTCTTTTAATAGGGATAATTTCAGGGCAACTGAGACACATCCTGTAGTTGATGCTTTATACTTTTGCATTGTGACTATGTGCACAATAGGATATGGTGATATAACTCCCAATAGTACCGCAACTAAGTTGTTCTCTATCACATTTGTGCTTGTTGGGTTCGGTTTTGTTGATATCTTGTTAACTGGGATGGTTAGCTATATGCTTGATTTGCAAGAGAATTATCTCTTAAGGACTATGAAGGGTAGAGGAGCTCATGACCCTGGTTCGTATATAATTGATGTGAAGAAGGGGAGGATGAGGATTCGTATGAAGGTTGCATTGGCTTTGGGTGTTGTGGTTCTTTGTATTGGGATTGGGGTAGCCGTTATGCATTTTGTTGAGAGGCTGGATTGGTTGGACTCATTCTATTTGTCGGTTATGTCTGTTACCACTGTTGGATATGGTGACAGGGCATTTAATTCTTTAGCCGGTCGGATATTTGCATCAATTTGGTTGCTCGTGTCGACGCTTGCTGTTGCAAGAGCCTTTCTTTACTTGGCAGAGGCAAGAGTGGACAGGCGGCATAGGAGGATGGCAAAATGGGTGCTTGGCCAAGATATGACAGTTGCACAGTTTCTTGCTGCTGACATTGATAACAATGGATTTGTGAC TAAATCAGAGTATGTGATATACAAGCTTAAGGAGATGGGAAAGGTCTCAGAGAAAGACATCTTGCAGATATGTAAACAGTTTGAACGGCTTGACACCGGCAATTGCGGGAAGATCACTCTTGCCGATCTTATGGAAAGTCATCACTGA
- the LOC105167316 gene encoding DNA-binding protein DDB_G0278111, whose translation MADPELEAIRQRRMQELMAQRGMGSRQSSEQQKAQEEAKRDAEEQRQLMLTQILTPEARARLARIALVKPDKARGVEDVILRAAQMGQIAEKVSEERLISLLEQINTQTTKETKVTIKRRQSVLDDE comes from the exons ATG GCTGACCCGGAGTTGGAAGCCATCCGGCAAAGGAGAATGCAGGAGCTAATGGCTCAACGCGGCATG GGTAGTCGTCAAAGTTCTGAACAGCAGAAAGCCCAGGAGGAAGCTAAAAG GGATGCAGAGGAACAGAGACAATTGATGCTTACTCAGATTTTGACACCTGAAGCACGGGCGAGAC TTGCTCGAATTGCACTGGTAAAACCTGACAAGGCCAGAGGAGTTGAGGATGTAATATTGAGGGCTGCTCAAATGGGTCAGATTGCTGAGAAG GTATCTGAGGAGAGGCTAATATCACTGCTTGAACAAATCAACACTCAAACAACTAAAGAAACCAAAGTAACA ATTAAAAGGCGCCAGAGTGTTCTTGACGACGAGTAG